A genomic region of Rhizobium sp. NXC24 contains the following coding sequences:
- a CDS encoding cold-shock protein yields the protein MATKGIVKFFNQDKGFGFITPDGGAKDVFVHISALQASGIQSLREGQQVTFDTEPDRMGKGPKAVNIKAS from the coding sequence ATGGCCACCAAGGGCATCGTAAAATTCTTCAACCAGGACAAGGGTTTTGGTTTCATCACCCCGGACGGCGGCGCTAAGGACGTTTTCGTTCACATCTCCGCTCTTCAGGCTTCTGGCATCCAGTCGCTGCGCGAAGGCCAGCAGGTCACCTTCGACACCGAGCCGGATCGCATGGGCAAGGGCCCGAAGGCTGTCAACATCAAGGCTTCCTAA
- a CDS encoding lipid A biosynthesis lauroyl acyltransferase gives MKLVLTRIVLAVRHFRQWLIAQIIFGFLNFLKLFPADGGINFADWLTRKIGPHTSRHKLMLTNLRNAFPEKSEAEIAEIALASWGNMGRLAAEYVFLDRLFDFDPFSEKPGRVEVSGIPIFLDLRDNPRPFIVFTGHTANFELLPVAGAAFGLKVTVLFRPPNNPYVAEKVFDFRAKRMGNLVPSHAGSSFTLARQLEAGGGVGVLVDQKFRKGLKTLFFGRDVKTNPLLPKLVRQFNCEVYPARCIRLPDNRYRLEIEPRLEMPRDARGNLDLPATAQLLNDKVESWVREYPEQWLWYHDRWNIKKTLF, from the coding sequence GTGAAGCTCGTCCTCACCCGGATCGTGCTTGCCGTCAGGCATTTCCGCCAATGGCTGATTGCGCAGATCATCTTCGGCTTCCTAAATTTCCTGAAGCTGTTCCCCGCCGATGGCGGCATCAACTTCGCCGACTGGCTGACCCGGAAAATCGGGCCGCATACGAGCCGCCACAAGCTGATGCTGACCAATCTGCGCAACGCTTTTCCTGAGAAGAGCGAGGCGGAGATCGCGGAGATTGCCTTGGCGAGCTGGGGCAATATGGGGCGGCTGGCGGCGGAGTATGTCTTCCTCGATCGGCTGTTTGATTTCGATCCGTTTAGCGAGAAGCCGGGCCGCGTCGAGGTATCCGGCATTCCGATCTTCCTCGACCTCAGGGACAATCCGCGGCCGTTCATCGTCTTTACAGGACATACGGCAAATTTCGAATTGCTGCCGGTTGCAGGCGCTGCCTTCGGGCTGAAGGTCACCGTGCTCTTCCGTCCGCCGAACAATCCCTATGTGGCAGAGAAGGTTTTCGATTTTCGCGCCAAGCGCATGGGCAATCTCGTACCCTCGCATGCGGGATCGTCTTTCACCTTGGCCAGGCAATTGGAAGCCGGCGGCGGGGTTGGCGTTCTGGTCGATCAGAAGTTCCGAAAGGGACTGAAGACGCTGTTCTTCGGTCGCGACGTCAAAACCAATCCGCTGCTGCCGAAGCTGGTTCGTCAGTTTAATTGCGAAGTTTATCCGGCTCGTTGCATCCGGCTGCCCGATAATCGCTATCGACTGGAGATCGAACCGAGACTGGAGATGCCGCGCGATGCTCGCGGCAATCTGGATCTGCCTGCGACGGCGCAGCTTCTGAACGACAAGGTAGAGAGCTGGGTGAGGGAATATCCCGAGCAATGGCTGTGGTATCACGACCGCTGGAATATCAAAAAGACTCTTTTCTAA
- the dusA gene encoding tRNA dihydrouridine(20/20a) synthase DusA: MTKSAEKPGVPADIPYSRKPVFAVAPMIDWTDRHCRYLHRQISRHALLYTEMVVADAIIHGPRDRLLGHDTSEHPVALQVGGSDPAKLSEAVQIAGAYDYDEINLNVGCPSDRVQSGTFGACLMLTPETVAECVVAMKRVSKAPVTVKCRIGVDEQEPELALPELITRVLEAGADAIWIHARKAWLKGLSPKENREIPPLDYDIVYRMKERWPDVFIGINGGIQTLDQAEAHLAHVDGVMLGRAAYQNAAILADVDHRFYGEPSVEPDWNDLRDRMMAYTERHIANGGRLQHVARHMVGLFTGLPGSRRYRQILSTDANKPGAGAEVIAAAFAAVDFAGEGERVSA, encoded by the coding sequence ATGACAAAATCGGCAGAAAAGCCCGGAGTGCCGGCGGATATCCCTTATAGCCGCAAGCCCGTTTTCGCCGTCGCACCGATGATCGACTGGACGGATCGGCATTGCCGGTATCTGCATCGGCAGATCAGCCGGCATGCGCTGCTCTATACCGAGATGGTGGTGGCGGATGCGATCATCCATGGGCCGCGTGACCGGCTGCTGGGACATGATACCTCCGAGCATCCCGTGGCGCTGCAAGTCGGCGGCTCCGATCCGGCCAAGCTTTCGGAAGCGGTGCAGATTGCCGGGGCTTATGATTATGACGAGATCAATCTGAACGTCGGCTGTCCTTCGGATCGCGTGCAGTCCGGTACGTTCGGGGCCTGCCTCATGCTGACGCCGGAGACGGTGGCGGAATGCGTTGTGGCGATGAAGAGGGTTTCCAAGGCGCCCGTGACGGTGAAATGCCGGATCGGTGTCGATGAGCAGGAGCCGGAGCTGGCGTTGCCGGAGCTGATCACCCGCGTGCTCGAGGCCGGCGCCGATGCGATCTGGATCCATGCCCGCAAGGCCTGGCTGAAGGGCCTGTCGCCGAAGGAAAACCGCGAGATCCCGCCGCTGGATTACGACATCGTCTACCGGATGAAAGAGCGTTGGCCGGACGTCTTCATCGGCATCAACGGCGGCATCCAGACGCTGGATCAGGCCGAAGCGCATCTTGCCCATGTTGACGGCGTCATGCTCGGCCGCGCCGCCTATCAGAACGCTGCTATCCTCGCCGATGTCGATCATCGCTTCTATGGTGAACCGTCCGTCGAGCCGGATTGGAACGACCTGCGCGACCGGATGATGGCCTATACGGAGCGCCACATTGCCAACGGCGGCCGCCTGCAGCATGTCGCCCGCCACATGGTCGGCCTCTTCACCGGCCTACCGGGCTCCCGCCGCTACCGTCAGATTCTCTCCACCGACGCCAACAAGCCGGGGGCGGGGGCGGAGGTGATTGCAGCGGCATTTGCAGCAGTGGATTTTGCCGGCGAGGGCGAGCGAGTGAGCGCTTAG
- the znuB gene encoding zinc ABC transporter permease subunit ZnuB yields MFDDFFLRAVIAGVGLALTTGPLGCFIIWRRMAYFGDTISHSALLGVALSLLFQLNLTLSVFAVAAAVSILLLFLQRRQALSADALLGILSHATLAIGLVIVAFMSWVRIDLIAFLFGDILAVNRSDIALIWGGGILVLAAIAWLWRPLLASTVNPELAEAEGLQPERAKLFFMLLMAVVIAIAMKIVGILLITALLIIPAATARRFAATPEMMAVFASLIGAVAVVGGLFGSLRYDTPSGPSIVVAALVLFIISLLPLARRAGAPAAQQGGQGS; encoded by the coding sequence ATGTTTGACGATTTCTTCCTGCGCGCCGTCATCGCGGGCGTCGGGCTGGCGCTGACCACCGGGCCGCTCGGCTGCTTCATCATCTGGCGGCGCATGGCCTATTTCGGCGATACGATCTCACATTCGGCATTGCTCGGCGTGGCGCTGTCATTGCTCTTCCAGCTCAATCTGACGCTCTCCGTTTTCGCTGTCGCTGCGGCCGTTTCGATCCTGCTCCTGTTCCTGCAGCGCCGTCAGGCGCTGTCGGCGGACGCCTTGCTCGGCATTCTGTCGCATGCAACGCTGGCGATCGGCCTGGTGATCGTCGCTTTCATGAGCTGGGTAAGAATCGACCTCATTGCTTTCCTGTTCGGCGACATTCTTGCCGTCAATCGTTCGGATATTGCCCTGATCTGGGGCGGCGGCATTCTGGTGCTGGCGGCCATTGCCTGGCTTTGGCGGCCGCTGCTCGCCTCCACCGTCAATCCGGAGTTGGCCGAGGCGGAGGGACTGCAGCCGGAGCGGGCGAAGCTGTTTTTCATGCTGCTGATGGCCGTCGTTATCGCCATTGCCATGAAGATCGTCGGCATCCTGCTGATCACCGCGCTGCTGATCATCCCGGCCGCCACGGCACGCCGCTTTGCCGCGACGCCGGAGATGATGGCGGTTTTCGCATCGCTGATTGGGGCTGTTGCCGTCGTCGGCGGATTGTTCGGCTCGCTGCGTTACGATACGCCCTCCGGCCCGTCGATCGTGGTGGCGGCGCTCGTTCTGTTTATCATCAGTCTGCTGCCCCTTGCCCGTAGGGCCGGCGCGCCGGCGGCGCAACAAGGAGGACAGGGATCATGA
- a CDS encoding metal ABC transporter ATP-binding protein — MLSSVDNKSRPLVSLHDVGVRRGGRWLVRGVDFSVSRGEIVTLIGPNGSGKSTSAKTAIGVLKPDEGSVDRIAGLKVGYVPQKLAIDWTLPLSVHRLMTLTGPLPEAELKAALEAVGIAHLAKAEVQHLSGGEFQRALLARAIARKPDLLVLDEPVQGVDFSGEIALYDLIKSIRNSEGCGILLISHDLHVVMAATDTVVCLNGHVCCRGTPQAVTQSPEYVRLFGTRAAQSLAIYSHHHDHTHLPDGRVQHADGSITDDCRADDGHHGHGHHDHHDHDHAHHDHDHNAAGERHV; from the coding sequence ATGCTTTCTTCCGTGGACAATAAGAGCCGGCCCCTCGTGTCGCTCCATGATGTCGGCGTCCGCCGTGGTGGCCGTTGGCTGGTGCGCGGCGTCGATTTTTCGGTGAGCCGCGGCGAAATCGTCACCCTGATCGGCCCGAACGGTTCCGGCAAATCCACCAGTGCCAAGACCGCCATCGGCGTGTTGAAGCCGGATGAGGGCAGCGTCGATCGCATCGCCGGGCTCAAGGTCGGTTATGTCCCGCAGAAACTTGCCATCGACTGGACCCTTCCGCTGAGCGTGCATCGTTTGATGACATTGACCGGACCCTTGCCGGAAGCGGAGTTGAAGGCGGCTTTGGAGGCGGTGGGCATCGCCCATCTCGCCAAGGCTGAGGTGCAGCATCTCTCCGGCGGCGAATTCCAGCGGGCCTTGCTGGCGCGTGCGATTGCCCGCAAGCCGGACTTGCTGGTGCTGGACGAGCCGGTACAAGGCGTCGACTTCAGTGGCGAGATCGCGCTTTACGATCTCATCAAATCGATCCGCAATTCCGAAGGTTGCGGCATTCTGTTGATCTCACATGATCTGCACGTCGTCATGGCCGCGACGGACACCGTTGTTTGCCTCAATGGCCACGTCTGCTGCCGCGGTACGCCGCAGGCGGTGACCCAGAGCCCGGAATATGTCAGGCTGTTCGGCACGCGGGCAGCACAATCGCTGGCGATCTACAGTCATCATCACGACCATACGCATCTGCCTGATGGCCGTGTGCAGCATGCCGACGGCTCGATCACCGATGATTGCCGTGCCGATGACGGTCATCACGGCCATGGCCATCACGATCATCACGACCATGATCATGCCCACCACGATCATGATCATAATGCCGCAGGAGAACGCCATGTTTGA
- a CDS encoding PAS domain-containing protein encodes MLALFHAFSMKCTQIQRAIKLGDDELVGSLDRELEPLVTAILAYKATSLLEMYMQLQFMSNLIREESDDRSRVMRNSASLSSLIDRYFGGASEAAAEVLMAFSTGKNQHEAEVAGFDEDNVLNDVILDSLPDRVAVITRDYRYLYSNAANSEFLGSKPIELVGRHIAEFTGSELFESTFKTKLDACFAGETVDCLYPAYRPKEANKTLHCRMTPLRATKSRGEVIGALVVVHEVSVVPANMLVA; translated from the coding sequence TTGCTGGCACTCTTTCATGCCTTCTCCATGAAATGCACCCAGATTCAAAGGGCAATCAAGCTGGGTGACGATGAACTTGTCGGTTCGCTCGATCGCGAGTTGGAGCCGCTCGTTACAGCGATCCTGGCTTATAAAGCCACCAGCCTTCTCGAAATGTATATGCAATTGCAATTTATGAGCAATCTCATCCGCGAGGAATCGGATGACCGCTCACGAGTAATGCGCAATTCCGCGTCGCTATCGTCACTGATCGATCGCTATTTCGGCGGCGCCAGTGAGGCCGCGGCGGAGGTGCTGATGGCATTTTCCACAGGAAAGAACCAGCACGAAGCCGAGGTCGCCGGGTTCGACGAGGACAATGTTCTGAACGACGTTATCCTCGATAGCCTGCCGGATCGTGTCGCGGTGATTACGCGCGACTATCGCTATCTCTATAGCAACGCGGCCAATTCCGAATTTCTGGGGTCTAAGCCGATCGAGCTGGTCGGCCGGCATATTGCAGAATTCACCGGTTCCGAATTGTTTGAAAGCACCTTCAAGACCAAGCTGGATGCCTGCTTTGCCGGCGAGACAGTCGATTGCCTCTATCCGGCCTATCGTCCGAAGGAGGCCAACAAGACCTTGCATTGCCGAATGACGCCGCTACGCGCCACCAAGTCGAGAGGCGAAGTAATCGGCGCGCTGGTGGTGGTGCATGAAGTCAGCGTCGTTCCGGCGAACATGCTGGTGGCCTGA
- a CDS encoding DMT family transporter, which translates to MAINVLGVHTDQVRTEQASGNSLAAAYSVAVFCWVLSSGVYIAAKWVSHEMPPWALCFWRVLIAWAILLPIVRGHFGAMVALVRARPLELLCIGGTGLAICQGLLFIGLEHADATTAGIIMALIPILTMILARLILGEPMGTWQVTGSIIAFLGIVTIVVKGSPAALMRLDINPGELWIVAGSFCFSLYTVLLRRAKFDIERLPLLVLLLGAAVLTALPFYLWELASDERSTLNGNGLIALAYVAIPGGAMTYYLFNRSVEALGAARAGMMLYLQTIFTAILAYLILGEQLQSYHLEGAAIIVVGLLLVTLLKPKTETAAAKP; encoded by the coding sequence ATGGCTATAAATGTCTTGGGGGTCCACACCGATCAGGTCAGGACGGAACAGGCGTCGGGCAATTCGCTTGCAGCCGCCTATTCTGTGGCCGTCTTCTGCTGGGTGCTGTCGTCCGGCGTCTATATTGCCGCGAAGTGGGTCTCTCATGAAATGCCGCCCTGGGCGCTCTGCTTTTGGCGCGTGCTGATCGCCTGGGCCATCCTGCTGCCGATCGTGCGCGGGCATTTTGGCGCCATGGTTGCGCTTGTGCGGGCTCGTCCGCTGGAATTACTTTGTATTGGCGGCACCGGGCTCGCGATCTGTCAGGGGCTGCTTTTCATCGGCCTCGAACATGCAGATGCCACGACGGCCGGCATCATCATGGCTCTGATCCCCATTCTCACGATGATCCTTGCCCGCCTGATTTTGGGGGAGCCAATGGGAACCTGGCAGGTGACGGGATCGATCATCGCTTTCCTCGGCATCGTAACCATCGTCGTCAAAGGCAGCCCGGCGGCATTGATGCGCCTCGATATCAATCCAGGGGAGTTGTGGATCGTCGCCGGCTCTTTCTGCTTCAGTCTCTACACCGTCCTGCTCCGCCGCGCGAAATTCGATATAGAGCGCCTTCCGCTTTTGGTGCTGCTTCTTGGCGCCGCGGTGCTTACGGCGTTGCCGTTCTATCTCTGGGAGCTTGCGTCCGACGAGCGCTCGACGCTCAACGGCAACGGGCTGATCGCGCTCGCCTATGTGGCGATCCCCGGCGGGGCCATGACCTATTACCTCTTCAATCGGAGCGTCGAGGCGCTGGGTGCGGCCCGGGCCGGCATGATGCTCTACCTGCAGACAATCTTCACCGCCATACTCGCCTACCTGATTCTCGGCGAACAGTTGCAGTCCTATCACCTCGAAGGCGCTGCGATCATCGTCGTCGGCCTGCTGCTTGTCACCCTGCTGAAGCCGAAGACCGAAACCGCGGCGGCAAAGCCCTAA
- a CDS encoding fumarylacetoacetate hydrolase family protein, whose product MTEQFATVIPLPAPVLLPIEGETAFFPVRRVYCVGRNYADHAIEMGHDPSREPPFFFQKNPDNLLPSGDFPYPPLSSDVHHEVELVIALKSGGADIPAERALDCIYGYAVGIDFTRRDRQGEAKKLGRPWEVGKAFEHSAPISPLAPATKVGHPDKGGIWLMRNGESAQRGDLSQMIWKVPEIIAELSKQFTLAPGDVIMTGTPAGVGPVARGDRITCAVDGVATLVLNVI is encoded by the coding sequence ATGACCGAACAATTTGCCACCGTCATTCCCCTGCCCGCACCCGTCCTATTGCCGATCGAAGGCGAAACCGCATTCTTCCCCGTGCGCCGCGTCTATTGCGTCGGCCGCAACTATGCCGACCATGCGATTGAGATGGGCCACGACCCCAGCCGCGAACCGCCCTTCTTCTTCCAGAAGAACCCGGACAATCTGTTACCATCAGGCGATTTCCCCTATCCGCCGCTGTCGTCGGATGTGCATCATGAGGTCGAGCTGGTGATCGCGCTGAAAAGCGGCGGCGCCGACATTCCGGCCGAGAGAGCGCTAGACTGCATCTACGGCTATGCCGTCGGCATCGATTTCACCCGCCGCGACCGGCAGGGCGAAGCCAAGAAGCTCGGCCGCCCTTGGGAAGTCGGCAAGGCCTTCGAACACTCCGCCCCCATTTCCCCTCTCGCCCCGGCAACTAAGGTTGGTCATCCCGACAAGGGTGGCATCTGGCTGATGCGCAACGGCGAGTCGGCGCAGAGGGGTGACCTCTCGCAGATGATCTGGAAGGTACCGGAAATCATCGCCGAGCTCTCGAAGCAGTTCACGCTGGCGCCTGGGGATGTCATCATGACCGGCACGCCGGCCGGCGTCGGACCGGTGGCGCGCGGCGACAGGATCACCTGCGCCGTCGATGGCGTCGCGACGCTGGTGCTGAACGTCATTTGA
- a CDS encoding gamma carbonic anhydrase family protein, whose translation MPLYALSGLVPKTPDPGRYWIAPDASVIGKVEIGEDVGIWFGAVLRGDNEPIVVGKGTNIQEGAMVHTDPAFPTTIGEGCTIGHHAIIHGCTIGDNSLIGMGATVLNGAKIGKNCLVGANALVTEGKEFPDGSLIVGAPAKAIRTLDEAAIEGLRRSARNYVANWQRFARDLKRLD comes from the coding sequence ATGCCGCTCTATGCCCTTTCCGGCTTGGTGCCGAAGACGCCAGATCCCGGCCGCTATTGGATCGCGCCCGACGCAAGTGTGATCGGCAAGGTGGAGATCGGCGAGGATGTCGGTATCTGGTTTGGCGCGGTCCTGCGCGGCGACAATGAGCCAATTGTCGTCGGCAAAGGCACCAATATTCAGGAAGGGGCGATGGTGCATACCGATCCTGCCTTCCCGACCACGATCGGTGAAGGCTGCACGATCGGTCACCATGCCATCATCCACGGCTGCACCATCGGCGACAATTCGCTGATCGGCATGGGCGCGACCGTGTTGAACGGCGCAAAGATCGGCAAGAATTGTCTGGTCGGCGCCAACGCGCTGGTGACAGAGGGCAAGGAATTTCCCGACGGCTCTTTGATCGTCGGCGCTCCCGCAAAGGCAATCCGCACACTGGACGAGGCTGCCATCGAAGGCCTGCGCCGTTCGGCCCGCAACTATGTCGCCAATTGGCAGCGTTTTGCCCGCGACCTCAAGAGGCTGGATTAG
- a CDS encoding AAA family ATPase, translating to MLPLHSLGERVVVVGPSNAGKSTLAVALAKKLGFPAVHLDQLHHLPYTDWQPRPEAEFAALHDAAILGEQWVMEGNYSRLMPQRLARATGAILLTSNHWLRFSRYLKRTLINRSDRAGHLEGAQDSIKWEMIHWILVKTRDSGVKYAKILQESGLPVVECRTADALNNLYRVWDLPARR from the coding sequence ATGTTGCCTTTGCACTCCCTTGGCGAGCGCGTTGTCGTTGTTGGCCCTTCCAATGCGGGGAAATCGACGTTGGCGGTCGCCCTTGCTAAAAAGCTTGGTTTTCCGGCCGTCCATCTCGATCAACTTCATCATCTGCCCTATACGGATTGGCAGCCGCGCCCCGAAGCAGAGTTCGCCGCGCTTCACGATGCGGCAATTCTGGGAGAGCAGTGGGTTATGGAAGGCAACTACTCGCGCCTGATGCCGCAGCGTTTGGCCCGTGCTACCGGCGCCATTCTCCTAACGTCCAATCACTGGCTACGCTTTTCCCGCTATCTCAAGCGCACGCTGATCAACCGCTCGGACCGCGCGGGACATCTCGAAGGTGCCCAGGACAGCATCAAATGGGAAATGATTCACTGGATTCTCGTGAAGACTCGCGACAGTGGCGTCAAATATGCAAAAATTCTCCAGGAATCCGGTTTGCCAGTCGTCGAATGCCGCACAGCGGATGCGCTCAATAACCTCTATCGGGTTTGGGATTTGCCAGCGCGGCGATAA
- a CDS encoding Fur family transcriptional regulator, producing MTTPILTKNQSLVFDVLTKAEAPLSAYTILDKLRDHGFRAPLQVYRALDKLLEYGVVHRLESINSFVACAHPDENCHSHGLVAFAICESCGQVIEFHDHEVDHRLMDWLKSQKFKAEKSTIEIRGHCASCAA from the coding sequence ATGACCACTCCGATACTGACCAAGAACCAGTCGCTCGTTTTCGATGTCCTGACCAAGGCGGAGGCGCCCCTCAGCGCCTATACCATTCTCGACAAGCTGCGTGACCATGGTTTCCGCGCACCGCTGCAGGTCTACCGGGCGTTGGACAAGCTCTTGGAATATGGTGTCGTCCATCGTCTCGAGAGCATTAACTCCTTCGTTGCCTGTGCCCATCCGGATGAGAATTGCCATAGCCACGGCCTCGTCGCCTTTGCCATCTGCGAAAGCTGCGGCCAGGTGATCGAATTCCACGATCATGAAGTGGATCACCGGCTGATGGACTGGCTGAAATCGCAGAAGTTCAAGGCCGAGAAGTCGACCATCGAGATTCGCGGTCATTGCGCGAGCTGTGCCGCTTGA
- a CDS encoding zinc ABC transporter substrate-binding protein, protein MIPPKTLLPLAASLLLSGLFAAPAFAGDPPEVVVSIKPVHSLVAAIMQGVGTPDLIVEGAASPHTYALKPSNARALEGAKVVFWVGPGMEAFLEKPLSALGSNALVVELDKAPGITKLKFRQGGAFEADDDGDEPAADAGDTHDHGAFDTHLWLDPHNAKAMTAEITTTLVAADPANALTYEANQKALDDKLDALDSEIASTVAPVKNKPFIVFHDAYQYFERRYGVHVAGSITVSPESIPGAERVAEIHGKVAGLGATCVFAEPQFEPKLVNVVIEGTSAKSGVLDPEAATLTQGPDLYFDLMRSIANSLKTCLS, encoded by the coding sequence ATGATCCCGCCAAAGACCCTTCTCCCCCTCGCCGCTTCCTTATTGCTCTCCGGGCTTTTCGCCGCCCCGGCATTCGCGGGCGATCCGCCGGAAGTGGTGGTGTCGATCAAGCCGGTTCATTCCCTCGTCGCCGCAATCATGCAGGGCGTCGGCACGCCGGATTTGATCGTGGAAGGCGCGGCCTCGCCGCACACCTATGCGCTGAAGCCTTCGAATGCGCGGGCGCTGGAAGGCGCCAAAGTGGTCTTCTGGGTTGGTCCCGGCATGGAGGCTTTTCTGGAAAAACCCCTCTCGGCGCTCGGCTCGAACGCCCTCGTGGTCGAACTCGACAAGGCGCCTGGCATCACTAAACTGAAATTCCGCCAGGGCGGCGCTTTCGAAGCGGATGACGACGGCGACGAACCGGCTGCGGACGCAGGTGATACACACGATCACGGCGCGTTCGATACGCATCTCTGGCTCGATCCGCACAATGCCAAGGCAATGACGGCTGAGATCACCACCACATTGGTCGCGGCCGATCCCGCCAATGCGCTAACCTACGAGGCGAACCAGAAAGCGCTGGACGACAAGCTGGACGCGCTCGACTCGGAAATCGCCTCGACCGTCGCGCCGGTAAAGAACAAGCCCTTCATCGTCTTCCACGATGCCTATCAATATTTCGAGCGCCGCTACGGCGTGCATGTCGCGGGTTCGATCACGGTCAGCCCGGAAAGCATCCCCGGCGCGGAGCGGGTGGCGGAAATCCACGGCAAGGTCGCCGGTCTCGGCGCAACCTGCGTCTTCGCCGAGCCGCAATTCGAACCAAAGCTGGTCAATGTCGTCATCGAGGGCACATCCGCCAAATCGGGCGTGCTCGATCCGGAAGCGGCGACGCTGACGCAAGGACCGGATCTCTATTTCGACCTGATGCGCAGCATCGCCAATTCCCTGAAAACCTGCCTTTCCTGA